Proteins encoded together in one Streptomyces sp. NBC_01216 window:
- a CDS encoding Gfo/Idh/MocA family protein has protein sequence MKDVDRSDERLGVAVVGAGYWGPNLVRNFQSSDRFRLRSLCDLDITRAQRVLGGYSTVQATDDFEAILADPSVDAVAVATPAGTHLDVALAALRAGKHVLVEKPLATTYADGARLVAEAEERGLTLMCDHTYCYTPAVGRIRELVRSGELGEIHYVDSVRINLGLVQKDVDVLWDLAPHDLSILDFILPEHVEPVAVAAHGADPIGAGQDCIAYLTLQLNTGAIAHVHVNWLSPTKVRTTMVGGAKRTLIWDDLNPAQRIAVFDRGVDLATPQELGADERRQALISYRSGDMVAPAIGEKEALRGMVDEFAAAIREHRAPLTDGRAGLRVLDILEAASRSLEFRGAVVGLRTGAGRSLRTVNDSVGERR, from the coding sequence GTGAAGGACGTGGATCGGTCCGACGAGCGGCTCGGAGTCGCGGTCGTGGGCGCCGGCTACTGGGGACCCAACCTCGTGCGCAACTTCCAGTCCAGCGACCGGTTCCGGCTACGCTCGCTCTGCGACCTGGACATCACGCGCGCCCAGCGGGTGCTCGGCGGATACTCCACCGTCCAGGCGACCGACGACTTCGAGGCGATACTCGCCGACCCCTCGGTCGACGCCGTCGCCGTCGCCACCCCGGCCGGGACGCACCTGGACGTCGCGCTGGCGGCACTCCGCGCGGGCAAGCACGTCCTGGTGGAGAAGCCGCTGGCCACCACGTACGCCGACGGGGCGCGCCTGGTCGCCGAGGCGGAGGAGCGCGGCCTGACCCTCATGTGCGACCACACCTACTGCTACACCCCGGCCGTGGGCCGGATTCGTGAACTGGTGCGCTCCGGAGAACTCGGCGAGATCCACTACGTCGACTCCGTCCGGATCAACCTCGGGCTGGTCCAGAAGGACGTCGACGTGCTGTGGGACCTCGCGCCGCACGACCTGTCCATCCTCGACTTCATCCTTCCCGAACACGTGGAGCCCGTCGCGGTCGCCGCGCACGGCGCGGACCCGATCGGCGCCGGTCAGGACTGCATCGCCTACCTGACGCTCCAGCTGAACACCGGCGCCATCGCCCATGTGCACGTCAACTGGCTCTCGCCCACCAAGGTGCGTACCACCATGGTCGGCGGCGCCAAGCGCACTCTGATCTGGGACGACCTGAACCCCGCGCAGCGCATCGCCGTCTTCGACCGGGGAGTGGACCTCGCGACCCCGCAGGAGCTCGGCGCGGACGAGCGACGCCAGGCGTTGATCTCCTACCGCAGCGGCGACATGGTGGCCCCCGCGATCGGCGAGAAGGAAGCCCTGCGCGGCATGGTCGACGAGTTCGCCGCCGCCATCCGCGAACACCGGGCCCCGCTGACCGACGGACGGGCGGGCCTGCGTGTCCTGGACATTCTCGAGGCGGCGTCGCGGAGCCTGGAGTTCCGCGGCGCGGTCGTCGGGCTGCGGACCGGCGCCGGCCGGTCCCTTCGTACGGTGAACGACTCTGTAGGAGAACGGCGTTGA
- a CDS encoding sugar transferase, whose product MTVLPVTHERHRVESTHFDVHRLWWKRRHQIVLLIADLAAAGAASILVLETVGRWQVLFALPPAWIAMMYGHHAYEHSALGAGAELYRRVLRGALVLPALAAAIGWGIAGDLDLLHDMILAAPPTALAALAARFLCRRWLHRRWAQGRYRTTTVLVGSSASAVELVEALWRRGQGFAPVGPDLRGMDIAGVCLTDPVNAAAVAELGIPVLGGVADVPGALRAHGGTALVVLPTQEFDAAQLRRLAWTAAAAGCDFLLAPALGETAPSRVAVRPVGGVPMVHVRAPRLSRTARLPKELAERLTAATLLLLLAPLLCVVAVTVRLGSSGPALFRQRRVGLHGKQFTMLKFRTMRPDAEACRAELEHANHNSDGLLFKVRDDPRVTRVGATLRRYSIDELPQLINVLSGRMSLIGPRPPLPEEVAGYGNEVRRRLLVKPGLTGLWQVSGRSDLPWDEAVRLDLTYVDNWSLGLDASILLRTGPAVLRGTGAY is encoded by the coding sequence ATGACCGTCCTGCCGGTCACACATGAGCGGCATCGTGTTGAATCCACACACTTCGACGTCCACCGGCTGTGGTGGAAACGGAGACATCAGATCGTTCTGCTGATCGCCGATCTGGCCGCGGCCGGCGCGGCCTCCATACTGGTCCTGGAAACAGTGGGCCGCTGGCAGGTCCTCTTCGCCCTGCCGCCGGCCTGGATCGCCATGATGTACGGCCACCACGCCTACGAGCACAGCGCGTTAGGCGCCGGGGCCGAGCTGTACCGGCGGGTGCTGCGCGGCGCACTGGTGCTGCCGGCCCTGGCCGCGGCCATCGGCTGGGGCATCGCCGGCGACCTCGACCTGCTCCACGACATGATCCTGGCGGCGCCGCCGACGGCTCTGGCCGCCCTGGCCGCCCGCTTCCTGTGCCGCCGCTGGCTGCACCGCCGCTGGGCCCAGGGGCGGTACCGGACCACGACGGTCCTCGTCGGCTCCTCGGCGAGCGCCGTCGAACTGGTCGAGGCCCTGTGGCGCCGCGGCCAGGGCTTCGCCCCCGTGGGTCCCGACCTGCGGGGTATGGACATCGCCGGCGTCTGTCTGACCGACCCGGTGAACGCGGCGGCGGTCGCCGAACTGGGGATACCCGTGCTCGGCGGTGTCGCGGACGTGCCCGGAGCTCTCCGCGCCCACGGCGGCACGGCCCTCGTGGTCCTGCCGACCCAGGAGTTCGACGCGGCCCAGCTGCGCCGGCTCGCCTGGACCGCCGCCGCCGCGGGCTGCGACTTCCTGCTGGCCCCCGCGTTGGGCGAGACGGCCCCGTCGCGCGTGGCCGTCCGGCCCGTCGGCGGAGTCCCGATGGTCCACGTCCGGGCGCCCCGGCTGTCGCGCACCGCCCGGCTGCCCAAGGAACTGGCCGAACGGCTCACCGCCGCGACGCTGTTGCTGCTGCTCGCGCCCCTGCTCTGCGTGGTCGCGGTCACCGTACGGCTCGGCAGCAGTGGTCCGGCACTGTTCCGGCAGCGCCGAGTCGGCCTGCACGGCAAGCAATTCACCATGCTGAAGTTCCGCACGATGCGGCCGGACGCCGAGGCGTGCCGGGCGGAACTCGAGCACGCCAACCACAACAGCGACGGCCTGCTGTTCAAGGTGCGGGACGATCCACGCGTCACGCGTGTGGGCGCCACGCTCCGCCGCTACTCGATCGACGAACTGCCTCAGCTGATCAACGTGTTGAGCGGCCGGATGTCGCTGATCGGTCCCCGTCCGCCGCTGCCCGAGGAAGTCGCCGGCTACGGCAACGAGGTGCGGCGCCGCCTGCTCGTCAAACCGGGCCTCACCGGCCTGTGGCAGGTCAGCGGACGCTCGGATCTGCCATGGGACGAGGCGGTCCGCCTCGACCTGACCTACGTGGACAACTGGTCACTCGGACTGGACGCGTCGATTCTGCTGCGCACCGGCCCGGCCGTGCTGCGCGGAACGGGGGCTTACTGA
- a CDS encoding glycosyltransferase gives MPSIVIPAHNEERTLGRLLDALLAVPEGPPGPSGPADASEPSVVAPAPGLAAGGEFDIVVVCNGCTDDTAGVAAARGARVRVVEIPVPSKHAALRAGDEHARGFPRLYVDADVVLGAADARALADALAGPDGALAAAPARELPMTGCDWRVRAYYRVWQRLPAVREGLFGRGVIAMSGAGHARIAALPPLMADDLAASLAFSPEERTVVDAARVVVRPPRTWSDLIRRRVRAATSTAQLESEQARPASAAAGGVLTRSAPDTPSRPPSARTSVSDLRALVRAEPGLLPSVVVFMSAALAARRGARRAIRSGDFHTWLRDESSRQG, from the coding sequence GTGCCCAGCATCGTGATCCCTGCCCACAACGAAGAGCGCACGCTCGGCCGGCTCCTGGACGCGCTCCTGGCCGTTCCGGAGGGGCCTCCTGGGCCCTCCGGGCCCGCTGACGCCTCCGAGCCCTCCGTCGTCGCGCCGGCTCCGGGCCTCGCCGCCGGGGGCGAGTTCGACATCGTCGTCGTGTGCAACGGCTGCACGGACGACACGGCGGGGGTCGCCGCCGCCCGCGGCGCGCGCGTCCGGGTGGTCGAGATCCCGGTCCCGTCGAAGCACGCCGCGCTGCGTGCCGGTGACGAGCACGCGCGCGGCTTCCCCCGGTTGTACGTGGACGCCGACGTGGTGCTCGGGGCGGCCGACGCCCGTGCGCTGGCCGACGCGCTCGCCGGACCGGACGGCGCACTCGCCGCGGCCCCGGCCCGCGAACTCCCGATGACCGGCTGCGACTGGCGCGTCCGCGCGTACTACCGCGTGTGGCAACGGCTGCCCGCGGTGCGGGAGGGACTGTTCGGCCGGGGCGTGATCGCGATGTCCGGCGCGGGTCACGCCCGTATCGCGGCCCTGCCGCCCCTGATGGCGGACGACCTGGCCGCCTCGCTGGCGTTCTCCCCCGAGGAACGGACGGTTGTCGATGCGGCCCGCGTGGTGGTCCGCCCTCCACGCACCTGGTCCGACCTGATCAGACGCCGGGTACGGGCGGCCACCTCGACGGCGCAGCTGGAGAGCGAGCAGGCCCGGCCGGCTTCGGCCGCCGCGGGCGGGGTACTCACCCGGAGCGCGCCGGACACACCGTCACGCCCGCCCTCCGCGCGCACCAGCGTGAGCGACCTCCGGGCCCTGGTGCGGGCCGAACCGGGTCTACTGCCGTCCGTCGTCGTCTTCATGTCCGCCGCGCTCGCGGCCCGTCGGGGCGCGAGGAGGGCGATCCGGTCGGGCGACTTCCACACATGGCTGCGCGACGAGAGCAGCAGGCAGGGCTGA
- a CDS encoding sensor histidine kinase, with product MTRSQSRRSLRMQVLARLLIVVLLLVQLLWFPPHEHKAACGALVAGYTLWSLLLVEMAWSDRQRTRWTWHFLWLDLLVVASLLVVSQGFAAPAGARPPADDAFFLVPVLAAFQLRPRVTSVMTCATALAYLLALALSRGDLGWASVALHVLSLLLLGAVCTSLTWVQSDRVRTVEKLMAQSHALLGQAMDAQERERRSLAEALHDEALQNVLAARHDVDEGRSPPYRQEALGRADLALAEAAQQMRSIVGELHPAVLKELGLVQAVQALVGSARGRGKFDVRAEYAPVPRFRLENLAFDAARELLGNIVKHAEARHVRIRLHAADGRVSMLLEDDGVGLPPGATTDSVRRGHIGLASLRVRIESAGGRLLLEPRLPSGTSALVELPLVPAGD from the coding sequence GTGACCCGTTCGCAATCCCGGCGGTCCCTGAGGATGCAGGTGCTCGCGCGCCTCCTGATAGTGGTGCTGCTCCTCGTGCAGCTGCTCTGGTTTCCGCCGCACGAGCACAAGGCCGCCTGCGGCGCGCTCGTCGCGGGCTACACGCTCTGGTCACTGCTTCTGGTCGAGATGGCCTGGTCCGACCGTCAGAGAACGCGCTGGACGTGGCACTTCCTCTGGCTCGACCTGCTCGTTGTCGCCTCGCTGCTGGTGGTTTCCCAGGGATTCGCCGCGCCGGCCGGCGCCCGACCGCCGGCCGACGACGCGTTCTTCCTGGTGCCGGTACTTGCGGCCTTCCAGCTGCGGCCCCGGGTGACCAGCGTCATGACCTGCGCCACCGCTCTCGCGTACCTGCTGGCCCTTGCCCTGTCACGCGGAGATCTCGGCTGGGCCTCCGTCGCCCTCCACGTCCTGAGCCTGCTCCTGCTGGGAGCGGTCTGCACCTCGCTGACCTGGGTGCAGAGCGATCGGGTCCGAACCGTCGAAAAGCTGATGGCGCAGAGTCACGCGCTGCTGGGGCAAGCGATGGACGCTCAGGAACGCGAGCGCCGGAGCCTCGCCGAAGCGCTGCACGACGAGGCCCTGCAGAACGTACTCGCGGCCCGCCACGACGTGGACGAGGGGCGCTCCCCGCCGTACCGGCAGGAGGCTCTCGGGCGCGCTGACCTTGCCCTCGCCGAGGCCGCGCAGCAGATGCGCTCGATCGTCGGGGAGCTGCACCCGGCGGTCCTCAAGGAGCTGGGCCTGGTCCAGGCGGTGCAGGCACTCGTCGGCAGTGCCAGGGGCCGGGGCAAGTTCGACGTCCGCGCGGAATACGCGCCCGTGCCGCGGTTCCGCCTGGAGAACCTCGCTTTCGACGCGGCCCGAGAGCTCCTCGGGAACATCGTGAAACATGCCGAAGCCCGCCACGTGCGGATTCGGCTGCACGCGGCCGACGGCAGGGTCAGCATGCTGCTGGAGGACGACGGCGTGGGGCTTCCTCCCGGTGCCACGACCGACAGCGTGCGCCGCGGGCACATCGGCCTCGCCTCGCTGCGCGTCCGGATCGAGAGTGCGGGAGGGCGTCTGCTGCTGGAACCCCGCCTTCCCAGCGGTACGTCCGCTCTGGTGGAGCTCCCCCTCGTGCCGGCTGGGGACTGA
- a CDS encoding response regulator transcription factor, whose amino-acid sequence MHADGTRVRVIVADDHPIYREGVVRALTQSGQAEVVAEAEDGAQALEHIRKHRPDVAVVDQRLPRLDGIAVLHAVVRDGLPVRVIILSAYTDDGLVFRAIEEGAAGYLAKDATRNEIIDAVMRVARGGTALPEDLTTGLMEQVRLRAGGNDRVLLSERELQVLRAFTEGKSIPQIAEELFLAPSTVKTHTQRLYEKLEVGDRAAAVAEAMRRGLLE is encoded by the coding sequence ATGCACGCAGACGGCACGAGGGTGCGCGTTATCGTCGCCGACGATCACCCGATCTACCGCGAGGGCGTCGTTCGAGCCCTGACTCAGAGCGGACAGGCCGAAGTGGTGGCCGAGGCGGAGGACGGTGCGCAGGCCCTCGAACACATACGCAAGCACCGACCGGATGTCGCCGTGGTCGACCAACGGCTGCCCCGGCTGGACGGCATCGCTGTGTTGCACGCCGTCGTACGCGACGGCCTGCCCGTGCGGGTGATCATCCTGTCCGCCTACACGGACGACGGCCTGGTCTTCCGGGCCATCGAGGAGGGCGCTGCCGGCTATCTGGCCAAGGATGCGACCCGCAACGAGATCATCGACGCCGTGATGCGCGTCGCACGGGGTGGCACCGCGCTGCCCGAGGACCTCACCACCGGCCTCATGGAACAGGTACGGCTGCGCGCCGGCGGGAACGACCGGGTGCTGCTCAGCGAACGCGAGCTGCAGGTGCTCCGCGCCTTCACCGAAGGCAAGAGCATCCCGCAGATCGCCGAGGAACTGTTCCTCGCTCCCAGCACGGTGAAGACACACACCCAGCGGCTCTACGAGAAGCTCGAAGTGGGAGACCGGGCCGCCGCGGTGGCCGAAGCGATGCGCCGCGGTCTCCTCGAATGA
- a CDS encoding 6-pyruvoyl trahydropterin synthase family protein produces the protein MLTISKEFHFSASHQLAHLPTDHPCSRMHGHNYIVVVELSAASDALTEAGFVRDYRDLADLKDWIDTHLDHRHLNDSIADRNPSAEQIAMWVHETWSQRLPELTAVRVSETPKTWAEYRPN, from the coding sequence ATGCTGACCATTTCCAAGGAATTCCACTTCTCGGCGAGCCACCAGCTCGCCCATCTGCCGACGGACCACCCCTGTTCTCGTATGCACGGGCACAACTACATCGTCGTCGTCGAGCTGTCGGCCGCCTCCGACGCACTGACGGAGGCGGGATTCGTCCGGGACTACCGGGACCTGGCGGACCTCAAGGACTGGATCGACACCCACCTCGACCACCGGCACCTGAACGACAGCATCGCCGACCGCAATCCGTCCGCGGAACAGATCGCCATGTGGGTACACGAGACGTGGTCGCAGCGGCTGCCCGAACTCACCGCCGTGCGTGTTTCGGAAACCCCGAAGACCTGGGCGGAGTACCGTCCCAACTGA
- a CDS encoding GTP cyclohydrolase I FolE2, translating into MTLRTDTAGPDSGSGSSQMLAAPAQRDLHDVQNEYDRRGIEIDMVGISGLRYPIVLDDGKLRHQGIAEATVSVRLQHDRRGTHMSRMVALVHDALRDFDPRAVGTLLKTGAGSLDAPGLSVHLTMDVATEVTAPASGITSWAVHDVAFEMNWDEGQVLLDTSVTCEVTSLCPCSKNISDYGAHNQRSQVTLTVTGQGDTPYPLPVGELIKLATSHSSAPVVPLVKRPDERVLTMQAYDNPVFVEDMAREVSAACRRRDLVHRVAVRNLESIHSHDAIAVVTG; encoded by the coding sequence ATGACGCTCCGTACTGACACCGCCGGTCCCGACAGCGGCTCCGGGTCCTCACAGATGCTCGCCGCGCCCGCACAGCGGGATCTGCACGATGTTCAGAACGAGTACGACCGGCGCGGCATCGAGATCGACATGGTCGGCATCAGCGGTCTGCGGTACCCGATCGTGCTCGACGACGGGAAGCTGCGTCATCAGGGCATCGCGGAGGCGACCGTCAGCGTGCGTCTGCAGCACGACCGCCGGGGTACACACATGAGCCGCATGGTCGCCCTGGTCCACGACGCCCTGCGCGACTTCGACCCGAGGGCCGTCGGCACCCTCCTCAAGACAGGCGCCGGTTCCCTCGACGCCCCGGGGCTGTCGGTGCACCTGACCATGGACGTGGCGACCGAGGTCACGGCGCCCGCCAGTGGGATCACGTCCTGGGCCGTGCACGACGTGGCGTTCGAGATGAACTGGGACGAAGGTCAGGTGCTCCTGGACACGTCGGTCACCTGTGAGGTCACCAGCCTTTGTCCTTGCTCCAAGAACATCTCCGACTACGGTGCCCACAACCAGCGCAGCCAGGTCACCCTCACCGTGACGGGGCAGGGCGACACACCGTACCCGCTGCCCGTCGGCGAGTTGATCAAGCTGGCGACCTCGCATTCCTCCGCGCCCGTCGTGCCCTTGGTGAAACGCCCCGACGAGCGTGTCCTGACGATGCAGGCATATGACAACCCGGTGTTCGTGGAGGACATGGCACGCGAAGTGTCCGCCGCGTGCCGCCGCCGGGACCTCGTCCACCGCGTCGCGGTCCGCAATCTGGAGAGCATTCACAGCCACGACGCCATCGCCGTGGTGACCGGCTAG